The Geoalkalibacter sp. nucleotide sequence CCTGGAGCACCACGGCCTCGCGGGAGGCCAGGGCCGCGCGCAGTTGCGGAAGCACGGCATCGATGGGCAAGGGATTGTTCTTCATGATCGGCTCGAAACGGGTAAACTATTCGCAGGGCGCAATACCGGCCCCCGCCCGGGAGGAAGGATGTGAAAACCTTGACGAAACCTCATCGGCTGAGCATCGCCTGCCTGCTGGCCCTGAGTCTGATCTCCGGGGGAGAGGCGCGGGGCGAAACGCCGCATCTCATCGCCTACGCCATCGAAAATCCCGCGGCCGGACCGAACCTGACGCCCTGGGGACTGGGCCCCCTTGCCGTGTGGGGCACGCGCTCGGCCCTGCTTTATCAGGACGGTCAGGGCCGCGACTGGCTCTACCTGCAAGATCGCGCGGGCTGGGAAAAGCATCTGCGCCTGCCGGACCAGCTGACCCCCAACGATCGCGCCCATGCAAGCTACGTCTTTTCCGGTCCTGAGGATTTCTGGCTCTGGTCGGGGGTGTTGGGGCGCACCCAATTACGCCATTACCGCCTGCACGGCGAGGGCTCCGTCATTCAGGGAATCACCCGGATCGAGCAGTTCGCTTTCGGCGACGCGGACACGCGCCCCGGCGCGCTGCTCGCCCTGGCCGACGGCGCTCTCGTCGCGGTCTGGCATCAATTCACCCTCCATGCCGACCGCCATCTCGAGATCGGCATTTTCTATCGTTCACCCGAGGGTCGCATCACCACTCTGGCGCCCCTGCATGTCCCCGGCCGCGAGGGCAACCCCGTCGCCACGCGCTGGGCCCTGGCCCAGCATCCCGCCGACGGCAGCATCTGGGCTTTTCTCAAGCGCGACAGCTATCACGAAATCACCGCCATCCGTCTGCTGGAAGAAGCAGGCGCTGTCAAATTCGACGGACTGCGCACCGATTTCATCGATCGGCGCCAGGGTCCCCACGCCCCGGAGAGCGAATTTCCCTATCTGGCGGCCGTCGCCGATCTGGAGCGCAAACTCATTCTGCTTGCCTACCAGAACGTTCGCCGGCAAATCTTCCACCTCAGCGACGCCGAAGGCACCCTGATCGGCGGCACCTGCCCCGTGCCCGATACGGGCCCCCTCACCGCCCACCTCTTCGACAAGGGCGCGCAACTTAGTGTTGCCGAAATCGCCGGCGACGGAGGGCTGTCCTTTGTCGCCCTGCCCGCCTACACCGAGCGCGTGCGCCCCTTCGGACTGGCGGCCGACGGCGGCATCCTGCTGATGTTCGAGGGCGCCGGCTGCCGCACCCACGCAACGCCGACCCGGCAGCGCGGCGCGGAGCTCTTTCTCGCCCGCCACCAAAAAAAATGGCGGCCTTTGCAGCGCATCGGGCACGCCGAAGTGGTGAGCAACACCCTCGCCTCCCACATCTTTTTCAATCCCGAACGGCCGCAGTTCGTCGTGCGTTTGGACGACGGACGGCTCTATACCATCGAAGAGCGCTGAACCACCTATATGGGAAAATCGCGGAAACGCCGCACCGCCTCGGCGATGCCGTCCTCGCGGATATTGCCCAGGGCGATGCGCAGATAGGAGGCCAGCCCCGGTCCGAAGATCTCGCCGCCCAGGGTCAGAACCCCCGCCTCTTCCAGCAGCAGCCGCGCTACCTGTCGGCCCGTATGGCCGGGAAAGGGATGGCGCACCCAGGCGAAAAAGGATCCGCTGGTCACCAGGCGAAAGGGGTTGCCGGAACCGCGAAACTGTTCGACGAACAGATCGTGGCGGCGCTGCATGAGCGCGCGGTTGTCCGCCACCCAGTCGCCAAGATGCTCCACGCCGTAGAGAATGGCCTGCTGGGTGAGCCGCGGCGCGCACACCGCCATGCTGTCCTGCGCCTTGAGGGCGTGATGGAGAAACTCGGGGGAGGCGGCCAGCACCCCGGCGCGCAGGCCGGTCAGGGCGAAGGTCTTGCCGAAGGAGGTGAGATGAATGAAATGATCCTCCCAGGCCGGGTCGGTGAACAGCTCGTGCGGACGCGCGCCGCCGGAGATGAACTCGCCGTAGGTTTCATCGAGAATCAGGGCCAGGTCGTTTTTTTTCGCCAGATGAAAGATTTCGTCGAGCACCTCGGCCGGCGTCACCGCGCCGGTGGGGTTGCTGGGGCTGACCAGCAGCAGCGCGCGGGTGCGACTGTTGATGCGCGACGCCAGGGCGCGCACCTCGGGCACGCCGCCGCGTTCTTCGTCGAAGGGCGCGAAAACGCAGCGGATGCCGAGCATATCGAGGGCCATGACGTGGTCGAAATAGTAAGGCACGACGACCACCACCTCGTCCCCGGGACGGCACAGCGTCACCACCGCCAGCCAGAACGCCTGGCTTGCGCCGATGGTCAGGCACAGGTTGCGCGGCGTCATTACCGCGCCGTAGCGCCGTCGGTAATAGTCGCAAAGCCCCTCGCGCACCTCGGGCAGCCCCTCGTCGGGAGAATAGCGGTAGGTGGAAGGTTCGTCGAGGCGGGCTTGCAGATGGCGCACCAACGCCGGCGCCGGGGGATAGGAGGGCACCGCCTGGCACAGATCGACCAGGGGCCGGTCTTGCGGGTAACGACGCGCCGCCACCCATTCCCAGACTTCGGAGATGGGCGGAAAGCCGACTTCGCGGATATGGGGATTGATGGCGAAGTTCATGCGCGGCGCAGAATCTCCACCAGCAGTTCGGCCACCTGCGTCATATCGGCGATGCTCACCGATTCGTCGAGGGTATGCACGTTGGTCATGCCGGTGCCGAGAATCAGCGTCTCGATGCCTTGGGCGTTGAAGATGTTGGCGTCGCTGCCGCCGCCGGCGGAGCGCACCTTGATCGGGCGCCCCAACGCCTGACCCGCGTCCTGGACCAGGCGCACCACGGGCGCATCGAGGGGCACGTGCATCCTCGGGTAATCGGAGATGATCTCCCAGTTCACCTCGGCGGCGACGAGGGCGCCGTCGATCTCCTTGCGCATCTCCCGCGCCGCCTCCGTGAAGCAGCCGACCATGTGCTCGGTCTGGGCTTCGAGGCGCTGCGGATCATGGCTGCGCGCCTCGCCTTCGAGCACCACGCGCTTGGCCACGATGTTGGTCGCCTGCCCGCCGCTGATGGTGCCGATATTGGCCGTGGTTTCCTCGTCGATTCGCCCCAGACGCATGGCGGCGATGGCGCGCGAGGCCACCTCGATGGCGGAAATGCCTCGTTCCGGAGCGATCCCGGCATGGGCCTCGCGGCCGAGCACCTCGATGCGCAGCTTGTTGGCGCAGGGCGCGCGGTGAATGGCCAGATCCACGCCCGAGGTATCGAGCGCCAGGCCGCGACGACTCCGGATCAGAGAAAAATCCAGATGCTTGGCGCCGAGCAGCCCCACTTCCTCGCAAACCGTCACCACCACCTCCACCGGACCGCGCGGAATGTCACGCTCGCGCATGACCTCGAGGGCTTCGATGATCTCGGCGATGCCGGCCTTGTCGTCGGCGCCGAGCACCGTGTCGCCGGCGCTGGTGAACACCCCGTCGCGCAGCACCGGGCGCACGCCGGCCGCCGGTTCCACGGTATCCATGTGCACCGAGAGCATCAGGGGCTGCGTGTCGCGCCCGGCGGCGGGGAAATAGGCGATGAGGTTGCCGCTTTGCCCTTGGATGCGCGCGGCGGCCCCATCGAACCGTACCTGCCCGCCCAGGCGGGTCAGGCGATCTTGCAGATAGCGGGCGATTTCTCCCTCGCCGAAGGAGGGGCTGGCAATGGCCGCCAGCCGGGCGAATTCCTCGCCGATACGTGCCTGATTGATCATGAACGGACCTCGTCGACCGAGAATGTCCCGAAGGGAAGATTAGGGAACGGGTATTAGTTTTACCCTAGTTGGCTTTG carries:
- a CDS encoding M20/M25/M40 family metallo-hydrolase → MINQARIGEEFARLAAIASPSFGEGEIARYLQDRLTRLGGQVRFDGAAARIQGQSGNLIAYFPAAGRDTQPLMLSVHMDTVEPAAGVRPVLRDGVFTSAGDTVLGADDKAGIAEIIEALEVMRERDIPRGPVEVVVTVCEEVGLLGAKHLDFSLIRSRRGLALDTSGVDLAIHRAPCANKLRIEVLGREAHAGIAPERGISAIEVASRAIAAMRLGRIDEETTANIGTISGGQATNIVAKRVVLEGEARSHDPQRLEAQTEHMVGCFTEAAREMRKEIDGALVAAEVNWEIISDYPRMHVPLDAPVVRLVQDAGQALGRPIKVRSAGGGSDANIFNAQGIETLILGTGMTNVHTLDESVSIADMTQVAELLVEILRRA
- a CDS encoding aminotransferase; amino-acid sequence: MNFAINPHIREVGFPPISEVWEWVAARRYPQDRPLVDLCQAVPSYPPAPALVRHLQARLDEPSTYRYSPDEGLPEVREGLCDYYRRRYGAVMTPRNLCLTIGASQAFWLAVVTLCRPGDEVVVVVPYYFDHVMALDMLGIRCVFAPFDEERGGVPEVRALASRINSRTRALLLVSPSNPTGAVTPAEVLDEIFHLAKKNDLALILDETYGEFISGGARPHELFTDPAWEDHFIHLTSFGKTFALTGLRAGVLAASPEFLHHALKAQDSMAVCAPRLTQQAILYGVEHLGDWVADNRALMQRRHDLFVEQFRGSGNPFRLVTSGSFFAWVRHPFPGHTGRQVARLLLEEAGVLTLGGEIFGPGLASYLRIALGNIREDGIAEAVRRFRDFPI